A single genomic interval of Bacteroidota bacterium harbors:
- a CDS encoding DUF2586 family protein — MSFEGVVVGKINNFAGESNVNEDNQFILIYSLALGDLPEGVAHYEPHRLLSIEDAEALGFDAAFDANEEVLVYQTIADFFAYAPGAVLTLIMSPVDSPSNIMAQAEIVAAINETKDGTVIGIAGTVETAVELADEVEVVQAEIAKLALSHRLIDAVILQGNNGIDEGEIELAWEIGELPDMREKNAPNVSISIAQDPAVAAIEGYELLADVGSVIGMLAVRKISENLGSVDIERKPTAYRADANYTLTRGNRWKTAQLSNGVKFEALTPAQRKALTDKGYIYAGEYAGYAGVFLNGSPTCVTATSDYAWIENNRVWNKAARVIRRTLLPKVKSKFKRDPQTGFVRSTTLSYWQGLVESALETMVSSDDISGYSVIIPAAQNPTNATPLQVQAVVVKDGIVHEFSVDVSLV, encoded by the coding sequence ATGAGTTTTGAGGGAGTAGTAGTCGGGAAGATAAACAACTTTGCGGGCGAAAGTAACGTAAATGAGGATAATCAGTTTATCCTCATTTACAGCCTTGCTTTGGGGGATTTGCCCGAAGGCGTAGCCCACTATGAGCCGCACAGGCTTTTGTCAATTGAAGATGCGGAGGCGTTGGGCTTTGATGCCGCTTTTGACGCCAATGAGGAGGTGCTTGTTTACCAGACCATTGCCGACTTTTTCGCCTACGCACCCGGAGCGGTTCTAACGCTCATTATGAGTCCTGTGGACTCTCCTTCCAACATTATGGCGCAAGCGGAAATTGTCGCAGCCATAAACGAAACCAAAGACGGAACGGTGATAGGCATAGCTGGTACGGTTGAGACAGCCGTAGAGCTTGCGGACGAGGTGGAAGTTGTTCAGGCTGAAATTGCTAAGCTGGCTTTGAGCCACAGGCTGATAGATGCTGTGATATTACAAGGCAACAACGGCATTGACGAGGGGGAAATTGAGCTTGCGTGGGAGATTGGCGAACTTCCCGATATGCGTGAGAAAAACGCTCCCAATGTTTCCATTTCCATAGCCCAAGACCCTGCTGTTGCAGCGATTGAAGGGTACGAGCTGCTGGCAGATGTGGGCAGCGTTATCGGTATGTTGGCAGTTCGTAAAATATCTGAAAACCTTGGCTCGGTGGACATTGAAAGAAAGCCCACCGCTTACAGAGCCGATGCCAACTACACGCTGACACGAGGCAACAGGTGGAAAACCGCCCAGTTGAGCAACGGAGTAAAATTCGAGGCTCTTACGCCTGCACAGAGAAAGGCTCTTACAGACAAGGGTTACATCTATGCGGGCGAGTATGCAGGCTATGCAGGCGTTTTCCTTAACGGGTCGCCCACCTGCGTTACCGCAACAAGCGATTACGCATGGATAGAAAACAACAGGGTTTGGAACAAGGCTGCACGGGTTATCCGCAGAACACTTTTACCAAAAGTAAAGAGCAAGTTCAAGCGCGACCCGCAGACAGGATTTGTCCGCAGCACCACGCTCAGTTACTGGCAGGGACTGGTGGAGAGCGCATTGGAAACAATGGTGAGCAGCGATGACATAAGTGGCTATAGCGTGATAATACCCGCAGCGCAGAACCCCACCAATGCTACTCCTCTGCAAGTACAGGCGGTGGTAGTGAAAGACGGAATAGTACACGAGTTTAGCGTAGATGTAAGTTTAGTATAA
- a CDS encoding DUF6046 domain-containing protein, with protein MIDRDLRYDISGLMELAFGVKSPVFIPNPIELRRRHAIDYTIENKEVQPLYLDDYEVSTKDRQWEEGKYGRMSVFGTPVVFPMEFIGDKGVYKVYHDSGQLATIGLHNFELPVTSMADFTRDKILAETQQSSGEGNVVEMYGFAPWQIRIRGLCLDDPSRSREKTADEQKQTLLRWEKLADKIRVRGKLFAEKGISHIVVRSINLKQMEGRPDVYPFEIDAFSMLSEERSVKQAEEVVS; from the coding sequence ATGATAGACAGGGATTTGAGATATGACATAAGCGGACTAATGGAGCTTGCCTTCGGGGTGAAGTCGCCTGTGTTTATCCCAAATCCAATAGAGCTAAGGCGCAGGCATGCTATTGACTACACCATAGAAAACAAGGAAGTGCAGCCCCTGTATCTGGACGATTACGAAGTCAGCACCAAAGACAGGCAGTGGGAGGAAGGCAAGTATGGGCGCATGAGTGTTTTTGGCACTCCTGTTGTTTTTCCAATGGAATTTATAGGGGACAAAGGGGTCTATAAAGTGTACCACGATAGCGGGCAGCTTGCAACGATAGGGCTTCACAACTTTGAACTGCCGGTTACTTCAATGGCTGATTTTACACGCGATAAAATATTGGCTGAAACGCAACAGAGTTCAGGCGAGGGAAACGTGGTTGAGATGTACGGCTTTGCTCCGTGGCAGATACGCATCAGAGGCTTGTGCCTTGACGACCCGAGCCGCAGCCGCGAGAAAACTGCTGACGAGCAGAAACAGACTCTGCTGAGGTGGGAAAAGCTGGCTGACAAGATAAGAGTGCGGGGCAAGTTATTTGCGGAGAAAGGCATAAGCCATATAGTTGTACGGAGCATAAATCTGAAACAGATGGAGGGGCGACCCGATGTATATCCTTTTGAAATAGATGCGTTTTCTATGCTGAGCGAGGAACGCTCGGTTAAACAAGCAGAGGAGGTGGTGTCATGA
- a CDS encoding phage holin family protein: MRRIDYILKAFGFENVTDYGKSVVGGLKNDFALKLLFVSALGSARYFVESLSGLDIAVFFAFVFLIVAEFWTGIRVSLNVKKEKVQSRKMGRMILKIGTYIAILSVLNVFALNIDAPDVAGVEMNPFKWLYYTVFIAIVFQLVISWFENLGELGYKETRTIAGFILRKFNTWFEFEGNKSNRDK, from the coding sequence ATGAGAAGAATAGACTACATATTAAAGGCATTCGGGTTTGAGAATGTTACTGATTACGGCAAGAGCGTGGTTGGCGGGCTGAAAAACGATTTTGCGCTCAAGTTGCTTTTTGTTTCCGCTCTTGGAAGTGCGAGATACTTTGTTGAGAGCCTTTCCGGGTTGGATATAGCTGTGTTCTTTGCTTTTGTTTTTCTGATTGTGGCGGAGTTTTGGACGGGGATTAGAGTGAGCCTGAATGTGAAAAAAGAGAAAGTGCAAAGCCGCAAAATGGGGCGCATGATTTTGAAAATAGGCACATACATCGCTATCCTTTCTGTTCTTAATGTGTTTGCTCTAAACATAGATGCGCCTGATGTGGCAGGGGTTGAGATGAATCCCTTTAAATGGCTTTACTACACTGTTTTTATAGCCATAGTCTTTCAGCTTGTGATAAGCTGGTTTGAGAACTTGGGAGAGTTAGGATACAAGGAAACAAGGACAATAGCGGGGTTTATATTGAGGAAGTTTAACACATGGTTTGAGTTTGAAGGAAATAAGAGCAATCGGGATAAATGA
- a CDS encoding M15 family metallopeptidase translates to MKESRDINDLDAVLKEAFLYGKSEYDNLGDEFEPFLTCTHRPNEVQAKLYAKGRTEAGKIVTYAKPGQSKHNQKPSKAFDIAFKKGTQLSWDASKFRKFAEIITAKYPQVVWGGNFKSFKDLPHFEIK, encoded by the coding sequence ATGAAAGAGAGCAGAGACATAAACGACTTAGATGCTGTCCTTAAAGAGGCTTTTCTTTATGGAAAAAGCGAATACGACAATCTCGGAGACGAGTTTGAGCCGTTTCTTACCTGCACTCACAGACCTAACGAAGTTCAAGCAAAGTTGTATGCAAAAGGCAGGACAGAAGCAGGTAAGATAGTTACCTATGCCAAGCCTGGACAGAGTAAGCATAACCAAAAGCCCTCAAAGGCTTTTGATATTGCCTTTAAAAAAGGCACTCAGTTAAGCTGGGATGCTTCCAAGTTCAGAAAGTTTGCAGAGATAATAACCGCGAAATATCCGCAGGTTGTTTGGGGCGGGAACTTTAAGAGTTTTAAGGATTTACCACATTTTGAAATAAAATAA
- a CDS encoding ATP-dependent Clp protease proteolytic subunit, producing MKRRFYIAAHLARTTVIFTPCIKAEQKKTETVVHISGHIGVEGKTDSETFRQTVDALLAKGVKAITLRINSEGGSCFDANEMVSELERFDKVNIKLGALAASAATFFCTKFHTTARKNTQLMIHKPSTLAWGNESDIESTLQLLKNITADYKAAYAAKMGKTEDEVEEMWAKGDKWLTAKEAKDLGLVDVLEGEEPIDASIAALLKKAGAPQALINTRKQLSKKIMDRDELIASLGLAADATDEQINTAIAEMKLAKEAQDKAAKDKGAETEATGKALFLKAVSEKKCTADMEASFLQLHKASPEAAKQWIEKLPSVPKLSDELNAKGDPSVDAARKDWALDDYLENDPKAYEAMKKSDPEKAKRLEEAYFNKKD from the coding sequence TTGAAACGCAGATTTTACATAGCGGCACATTTGGCAAGAACCACTGTAATTTTCACTCCCTGCATAAAAGCGGAGCAGAAAAAGACGGAAACGGTTGTTCACATAAGCGGGCATATTGGCGTGGAGGGGAAAACTGATAGTGAGACTTTCAGACAAACAGTTGATGCCCTATTGGCGAAAGGAGTGAAAGCAATCACCCTCCGCATCAATTCCGAAGGCGGTAGCTGCTTTGATGCTAACGAGATGGTGAGCGAGCTTGAGCGTTTTGACAAAGTAAATATAAAGCTGGGCGCATTGGCGGCAAGCGCAGCCACTTTTTTCTGCACCAAGTTTCACACTACGGCACGAAAAAACACGCAGTTGATGATACACAAACCAAGCACTTTGGCTTGGGGCAATGAAAGCGACATCGAAAGCACCCTGCAACTCCTGAAAAACATTACTGCTGATTACAAAGCTGCCTATGCTGCTAAAATGGGCAAAACGGAGGACGAGGTAGAGGAAATGTGGGCGAAAGGCGACAAGTGGCTAACTGCAAAAGAAGCCAAAGACCTTGGGCTGGTAGATGTTCTTGAGGGCGAAGAGCCGATAGATGCCTCCATTGCAGCATTGCTCAAAAAGGCAGGCGCACCGCAGGCTTTAATTAACACACGCAAACAATTATCGAAAAAAATAATGGACAGAGACGAACTAATTGCATCGCTCGGCTTGGCTGCCGATGCAACTGACGAGCAAATCAACACCGCGATTGCGGAAATGAAGCTCGCAAAAGAGGCGCAGGATAAAGCCGCTAAGGACAAGGGCGCAGAAACGGAAGCGACAGGAAAGGCGTTGTTTCTGAAAGCTGTATCAGAGAAAAAATGTACCGCAGACATGGAGGCTTCTTTCTTGCAACTGCACAAGGCAAGCCCCGAAGCGGCAAAGCAGTGGATTGAAAAGCTGCCATCCGTTCCCAAGTTGTCAGACGAGCTGAACGCGAAAGGAGACCCGTCTGTTGATGCGGCAAGAAAGGACTGGGCGTTGGATGATTACCTCGAAAACGACCCAAAGGCGTATGAGGCAATGAAAAAATCAGACCCCGAAAAGGCAAAGCGTTTAGAGGAGGCGTACTTTAACAAAAAGGACTAA
- a CDS encoding phage tail tape measure protein, which yields MSENKTSWIIELINNVTAPAKQMTQGVVDFDKAVRTVSASLDGMDKASREQAEVALEDHKNLTELLKKEERAIRDLKAYIESLPEDPFSRGAHEKKLAEAETRARRYRDQLTEINHELKDISEQPEPGKTKANWGAMMVVINQSMELANKFGKALDFAQNIKDLEKNIRQMTDATGDALEDMTQRAYILGKEYQDGGDEVAKAAHVLSQNMQISMGEAFDLIEAGYKKGANLGGDMLSQLTTHGGKLRQVGIDGADAIALMVNAGKQGIFGSDALNSIKEADDSLREMGPRQIEALKGIGLAAKDFAGKTSWEAMQMISEAMDGRTVQEKQMVLKHIFKQSGENAGLGWVEGFSSIDMDINNMPNVERSGSAMREFLAKTELWFTESMGNIAITMQQLSGPVTTIAGMIPIVQTLTKMIKGTTVVQWLWNVAVKGLGKAIMSIPIIGWIAAIIAGVIWAYNEFEEFRAVIDGLWETAKAVFNNMWQWIKLLVAPIRIIIAFAMDGTEGAKAEIEKLKQEAIEYGEGVADIYSGNAFKRGYDKSLEESAAKKKEEEAPTLVEETAGTTPKHDGKGGKKDNELHGLSIDGSSGGGKSITMNLEIKNYFQKMAGDMDLQKAANKISEMVMDRMRDTLIIAG from the coding sequence ATGTCAGAAAATAAAACAAGTTGGATAATAGAATTAATTAACAATGTTACTGCTCCTGCCAAGCAGATGACACAGGGCGTTGTTGATTTTGACAAAGCTGTTCGCACAGTTAGCGCGAGCCTTGATGGCATGGACAAAGCCTCAAGAGAACAGGCGGAAGTGGCACTGGAAGACCATAAAAATCTTACCGAGCTTCTGAAAAAAGAAGAGAGAGCTATACGAGACCTGAAAGCGTATATAGAGAGCCTTCCCGAAGACCCGTTTTCAAGAGGCGCACACGAAAAGAAGCTGGCAGAAGCGGAAACAAGAGCAAGGCGATACAGAGATCAGCTCACGGAGATAAACCACGAATTAAAAGACATTTCAGAGCAGCCCGAGCCGGGCAAGACCAAAGCCAACTGGGGAGCGATGATGGTGGTAATCAACCAGTCTATGGAGCTTGCTAATAAATTCGGAAAGGCGTTGGATTTTGCTCAAAATATCAAAGATCTTGAAAAAAACATACGCCAAATGACAGACGCGACAGGCGATGCGTTGGAGGACATGACACAGAGGGCTTACATCTTGGGCAAAGAATACCAGGACGGAGGCGATGAGGTGGCGAAAGCCGCCCATGTGCTGAGTCAAAATATGCAGATAAGCATGGGTGAAGCCTTTGACCTAATAGAGGCAGGCTACAAAAAGGGAGCGAACCTTGGCGGTGATATGCTCAGTCAGCTAACCACGCATGGAGGCAAGCTGCGACAAGTAGGGATTGATGGCGCAGATGCTATCGCTCTTATGGTGAATGCAGGGAAGCAGGGAATTTTTGGAAGCGATGCGCTGAACTCAATTAAGGAGGCGGACGACTCATTGCGGGAAATGGGACCGCGACAAATCGAAGCACTCAAAGGCATAGGCTTGGCGGCTAAGGATTTTGCAGGCAAAACCAGTTGGGAGGCTATGCAGATGATAAGCGAGGCAATGGACGGCAGAACCGTTCAGGAAAAACAAATGGTTCTGAAGCACATATTTAAGCAAAGCGGAGAAAATGCAGGCTTAGGCTGGGTGGAAGGTTTTAGCTCCATTGACATGGACATAAACAATATGCCAAACGTAGAACGGAGTGGCAGCGCAATGAGGGAGTTTTTGGCAAAAACCGAACTGTGGTTTACCGAGTCTATGGGCAACATAGCGATTACCATGCAGCAGCTTTCGGGTCCCGTTACCACCATTGCAGGCATGATACCCATAGTGCAAACACTGACCAAGATGATTAAAGGAACGACTGTGGTTCAGTGGCTATGGAATGTTGCGGTAAAGGGGCTTGGAAAAGCTATTATGTCTATTCCCATAATAGGGTGGATAGCAGCAATTATAGCGGGCGTAATATGGGCTTACAATGAGTTTGAGGAGTTCAGAGCGGTCATAGACGGGCTTTGGGAAACGGCAAAGGCGGTTTTTAATAATATGTGGCAATGGATAAAACTACTGGTTGCGCCCATCAGGATAATTATTGCTTTTGCAATGGACGGAACGGAGGGCGCAAAAGCCGAGATTGAAAAACTGAAGCAGGAGGCAATCGAGTATGGAGAGGGTGTAGCTGATATTTATTCGGGCAATGCTTTTAAGAGGGGTTATGATAAAAGTTTGGAAGAATCGGCAGCAAAGAAAAAAGAAGAGGAAGCCCCTACTCTTGTGGAAGAGACCGCAGGAACGACACCGAAACATGACGGAAAAGGCGGAAAAAAAGACAACGAGCTTCACGGCTTATCCATAGACGGAAGCAGCGGAGGCGGAAAAAGCATTACCATGAATCTTGAAATCAAAAACTACTTTCAGAAAATGGCGGGCGATATGGACTTACAAAAAGCAGCCAATAAGATTTCCGAAATGGTAATGGACAGAATGAGGGATACTTTAATAATAGCAGGATAA
- a CDS encoding phage tail repeat domain-containing protein, with product MAVLTREQLEGKIDAVITANNNGEITGGVLNDLLQDFKDSFAFLSEFAAALAAKANVEHIHGMGDIIGLGTAITGKADAEHTHAMSDVEGLGAALEGKASTDVATTEYNGLLSNSDKSKIDGIAAGATANDSDANLKNRANHTGEQAINTVTGLQTALDGKANTGHTHTISDVAGLQDELNGKQPMLVQDAGWEAPVGLSNKTSFNVDGVTTSQLAARVKAMYEALNAAGILLETTIPE from the coding sequence ATGGCAGTATTAACAAGAGAACAATTAGAAGGCAAGATTGATGCGGTAATAACCGCCAATAACAATGGCGAGATTACAGGCGGGGTTTTGAACGACCTTTTGCAGGACTTTAAGGATTCGTTTGCTTTCCTTAGCGAGTTTGCGGCTGCGCTTGCTGCGAAAGCAAACGTGGAGCATATACACGGAATGGGTGATATTATAGGCTTGGGAACAGCGATTACGGGTAAAGCTGATGCGGAGCATACTCACGCTATGAGCGATGTTGAGGGACTTGGGGCTGCTCTTGAAGGCAAGGCAAGTACTGATGTAGCCACAACGGAATATAACGGGTTGTTGTCAAATTCTGACAAGTCAAAAATAGACGGAATAGCGGCAGGAGCTACGGCTAATGACAGCGATGCTAACCTGAAAAACAGAGCGAACCATACAGGAGAGCAGGCGATAAACACGGTTACAGGCTTGCAGACTGCGCTTGACGGCAAGGCAAATACAGGACATACGCACACTATAAGCGATGTAGCGGGTTTGCAGGACGAGCTTAACGGAAAGCAGCCTATGTTGGTGCAAGATGCTGGGTGGGAAGCCCCTGTGGGGCTAAGTAATAAGACTTCGTTTAATGTGGACGGAGTTACTACCTCTCAGCTTGCAGCGAGGGTAAAGGCGATGTATGAAGCATTGAATGCCGCAGGAATACTTTTAGAAACAACAATACCTGAATAA